GTGTGTGGGTTGTCGAGTAAAAGGAAGAAGAGGACTTCAATGATGTCCGGCGCCGGGTTGGTGAGGTTCTTCGAGGAAGTTGAGGCCAGGGTGTCCATATCACCTTACCACCTGATAGTCGTGGGGATTGTTT
This portion of the Zestosphaera sp. genome encodes:
- a CDS encoding preprotein translocase subunit Sec61beta, translating into MSSKRKKRTSMMSGAGLVRFFEEVEARVSISPYHLIVVGIVFAVAVLVLGYVAPAFLTP